The following are encoded in a window of Dictyostelium discoideum AX4 chromosome 6 chromosome, whole genome shotgun sequence genomic DNA:
- the racC gene encoding Rho GTPase produces MSAAEVIKLVVIGDGAVGKTCLLISYANNRFPEDYIPTVFDNYVVNLTAGDRNIELGLWDTAGQEEYDKLRPLSYANANVFLICFSITNPVSFENVYTKWYPEVMHFCPEVPQILVGTKLDTRDDRGVLDKLQQTGHKPITTEQGNDLARRIKAIKYMECSAKTSQNLKQVFDEAIKSVLFIKKKKSKCIVM; encoded by the exons ATGTCAGCAGCAGAAGTTATTAAATTAGTCGTTATTGGTGATGGTGCTGTAGG taaaactTGTTTATTGATTAGTTATGCAAACAATCGTTTCCCAGAAGATTATATTCCAACTGTATTCGATAATTATGTTGTAAATCTTACAGCAGGTGATAGAAACATAGAACTCGGACTTTGGGATACTGCAGGTCAAGAAGAGTACGATAAATTAAGACCATTAAGTTATGCAAATGCaaatgtatttttaatttgctTCTCAATTACCAATCCagtttcatttgaaaatgtttaCACAAAA tgGTACCCAGAAGTTATGCATTTTTGCCCAGAAGTTCCACAAATTTTAGTTGGTACTAAATTAGATACACGTGACGATAGAGGTGTTTTAGATAAACTTCAACAAACTGGTCATAAACCAATTACAACCGAACAAGGTAACGATTTAGCCAGAAGAATTAAAGCCATTAAATATATGGAATGTTCTGCCAAAACCTCACAAAATCTCAAACAAGTCTTTGATGAAGCCATTAAATCTGTTttgtttatcaaaaaaaagaaatccaaGTGTATTGTTATGTAA
- a CDS encoding peptidoglycan-binding lysin domain, whose protein sequence is MNKLLNLLGFLVVLVFCVFTGSNAEGLGSCSSWHVARSGYTCWDMASTCGVSLQQFMGTNSLSSYDCDYIQIGRKYCCN, encoded by the exons atgaacaag ttattaaatttattaggATTCTTAGTCGTATTagttttttgtgtttttacTGGTTCAAATGCTGAAGGTTTGGGTTCTTGTTCAAGTTGGCATGTAGCAAGATCTGGCTATACCTGTTGGGATATGGCATCTACATGTGGTGTTTCACTTCAACAATTCATGGGCACTAATAGCTTGTCCTCATATGATTGTGACTACATCCAAATTGGTAGAAAATATTGTTGTAATTAA
- a CDS encoding peptidoglycan-binding lysin domain produces the protein MCKLLNLLGLVVVFLLCVFTGSNAEGMGSCSSWHVARSGYTCWDMASTCGVSLQQFMATNGLSSNDCNYIQIGRKYCCN, from the exons ATGTGCAAG TTATTAAACTTATTAGGATTAGTAGTTGTTTTCCTTTTATGTGTTTTCACTGGTTCAAATGCTGAAGGTATGGGTTCTTGTTCAAGTTGGCATGTAGCAAGATCTGGTTATACCTGTTGGGATATGGCATCTACATGTGGTGTTTCACTTCAACAATTCATGGCAACAAATGGCTTAAGTTCAAATGACTGTAATTACATCCAAATTGGTAGAAAATATTGttgtaattaa